A DNA window from Gigantopelta aegis isolate Gae_Host chromosome 4, Gae_host_genome, whole genome shotgun sequence contains the following coding sequences:
- the LOC121372118 gene encoding serum amyloid A protein-like produces MLDHHRLKPTRCQRWHCKMKTLLLLVVVCSSACVVECGIGSWFCMAWHSITFNSDARCSLGKMQRAYDQMRAADCLNCDKYFHCMGNYNAVYRCQRSQKNREIAEAISNCREWGQNSPDSTADQAANRYGRNGGNCASRYLCSVNCMYSPTSGTCSRSNCR; encoded by the exons ATGCTAGACCATCATCGCTTGAAACCCACTCGTTGTCAACGTTG GCATTGCAAAATGAAGACCCTTCTTCTGCTGGTAGTTGTCTGTTCCTCTGCTTGCGTTGTGGAATGCGGAATTGGATCATGGTTTTGTATGGCGTGGCATTCGATTACGTTCAACTCTGATGCTAGATGTTCGCTTGGTAAAATGCAGAGAGCCTACGACCAAATGCGGGCTGCGGACTGCCTGAATTGTGACAAGTACTTCCATTGTATGGGCAACTACAACGCTGTATATCGATGTCAGAGGAGTCAGAAAAACAGAGAAATAGCTGAGGCTATAAG CAACTGCCGAGAATGGGGTCAAAACTCACCTGATAGCACCGCTGACCAAGCAGCCAATCGGTATGGCCGTAACGGCGGGAATTGTGCCAGTAGATATCTCTGCAGCGTCAACTGTATGTACAGTCCGACCTCGGGCACGTGCAGCCGAAGTAACTGTCGTTAA
- the LOC121372119 gene encoding serum amyloid A-1 protein-like encodes MLELHRLKSTRCQRWHCKMKTLLLLVVVCSSACVVECGIGSWFCMAWHSITINSDARCSLGKMQSAYNQMRAANCVNCDKYFHCMGNYNAVYRCQRSQKNREIAQTISNCREWGQNSPDSTADQAANRYGRNGGNCASRYLCSVNCMYSPIVGTCRRSNCP; translated from the exons GCATTGCAAAATGAAGACCCTTCTTCTGCTGGTAGTTGTCTGTTCCTCCGCTTGCGTTGTGGAATGCGGAATTGGATCATGGTTTTGTATGGCGTGGCATTCGATTACGATCAACTCTGATGCTAGATGTTCGCTTGGTAAAATGCAGAGCGCCTACAATCAAATGCGGGCTGCAAACTGCGTGAATTGTGACAAGTACTTTCACTGTATGGGCAACTACAACGCTGTATATCGATGTCAGAGGAGTCAGAAAAACAGAGAAATAGCTCAGACTATAAG CAACTGCCGAGAATGGGGTCAAAACTCACCTGATAGCACCGCTGACCAAGCAGCCAATCGGTATGGCCGTAACGGCGGGAATTGTGCCAGTAGATATCTCTGTAGCGTCAACTGTATGTACAGTCCGATAGTTGGCACGTGCAGACGAAGTAACTGTCCTTGA